The genomic segment ACGCCCGGCGCTGGATGGTCGCGGCGTGGGCCTTCCTCACCATGGGAATCATCGGCGGCGGCTGGTGGTCGTACGAGGTCCTGGGCTGGGGGGGCGCCTGGGCGTGGGATCCGGTGGAGAACGCGTCCTTCCTCCCCTGGCTCACGGCCACCGCCTTCCTGCACTCGGCGATGGTCCAGGAACGGCGGGGGATGCTGAAGACGTGGAACCTCACGCTGATCGTCTCGACCTTCCTCCTCACCCTGTTCGGGACGTTCCTCACGCGGTCGGGCGTCATCGACTCCGTGCACGCCTTCACCGAGGGCGTCATCGGGCCGGTGTTCCTCGCCTTCATCGCCGTGGTGGCGATCGTGTCGCTGGCCCTCATCGGGTGGCGGAGCAACCGCCTGCGGGCGCCGGGTCAGGTGGAGAGCCCTGCCTCGCGCGAGTCCGCCTTCATCCTCAACAACCTCCTCCTCGTGGGCTTCACGTTCACGGTCCTCCTGGGCACGATGTGGCCGCTCGTCGTGGAGGCGCTGCGAGGGGACCGGATCAGCGTGGGACCACCATACTTCGACCAGGTCGCGAGCCCGATCGGGCTGGCGCTCATCTTCCTGATGGGGGTCGGGCCGGCGCTCCCGTGGCGGCGGGCGGGACGGGAGCAGCTGAAGCGGTCGTTCGTGTGGCCGGCCATCGTCGGGGCCGCGGCGGGGCTCCTCGCCTTCGCCCTCGGCGTCGGGTATTTCCTTCCCATCCTCACGATCGCCTTCGCCGCCTTCGTGCTGACGACGATCGCCGACGAGTTCCGCAAGGGGATCGCGGCGCGGCGGAGGATCGCGGAGCGCTCGTTCCTCGGCGCGCTCCGGGACCTGTTCGCGCGCACGGGCCAGCGCTACGGCGGCTACATCGTACACGTGGGGGTGATCGTCATCGCGCTCGCGATCTCCGTCTCGTGGACGTGGAAGACGGAACGGGAGATGACGCTCCGGCCCGGCGAGCGGCTCGCGATCGAGGACTACGAGGTGGAACTCATCGACGTGTGGGGGCGGGAGGAGCCGCATCGGTTCGTGATCGGCGCGACGTTCGCGGCCTACCGTAACGGGCGGGAGATCGGCGAAGAGCAGCCACGGATCAACTTCTACACCGCGACCGCGCAGAACATCGCGACACCCGCCGTGAAGAGTTCGCTCACGAGCGACCTCTACCTCACGCTGATGGCGGTGGACCCGGAGAGCGGAGCGCACGCGACGGTGCGGGCGATCGTGAACCCGGGCATCGTCTGGCTCTGGATCGGGGGGATGATCATGGGCGTGGGCGCGCTGATCGCG from the Candidatus Palauibacter scopulicola genome contains:
- a CDS encoding heme lyase CcmF/NrfE family subunit produces the protein MLSTLGYASVIAALLAAALATVAGGWAGLSRSGGEVSAALARRAAYFAFFAMSGGMLVMEVALLTHDFSVEYVARVGSRETPTYYTAISLWSSLEGSILFWGWILAGYGALFAFTRRREFGALRAAGERLTALGGGLAHGLRTTPLVLAVIGVVQLFFFGLLAGAANPFGIVDPAPANGPGPNPLLQNHPLMGLHPPMLYFGFVGMTVPFAFAIAALLRGNVEARWLRDARRWMVAAWAFLTMGIIGGGWWSYEVLGWGGAWAWDPVENASFLPWLTATAFLHSAMVQERRGMLKTWNLTLIVSTFLLTLFGTFLTRSGVIDSVHAFTEGVIGPVFLAFIAVVAIVSLALIGWRSNRLRAPGQVESPASRESAFILNNLLLVGFTFTVLLGTMWPLVVEALRGDRISVGPPYFDQVASPIGLALIFLMGVGPALPWRRAGREQLKRSFVWPAIVGAAAGLLAFALGVGYFLPILTIAFAAFVLTTIADEFRKGIAARRRIAERSFLGALRDLFARTGQRYGGYIVHVGVIVIALAISVSWTWKTEREMTLRPGERLAIEDYEVELIDVWGREEPHRFVIGATFAAYRNGREIGEEQPRINFYTATAQNIATPAVKSSLTSDLYLTLMAVDPESGAHATVRAIVNPGIVWLWIGGMIMGVGALIAIWPWGRSRVRAAGAELLADPAAAA